The nucleotide sequence CGCCGATGGATCATCCTTGACGAGGTCTTTCAGAGTGGGACTCACCGCCTCTTGGTAAACACCGCCACCGGCCGAATCCTTCACAGGGAGCTCCCGCTGCTCTCCGACTACTATATCGTCACCACCACTCTCGACGGCTTCTTCGTCCTGGCCGATAGGGGCCCCCCTCATGCTGCTCGTGTCTTCAACCCTCTCACTGGTGGCGTCATCCCTTTCACCGTGCCCGTGCCGCCTGAGGTAAAGGTCACCTGTTCGCTCTGCTTTGAGTTTGCTTCGCCCATGCTCACCTTGCTCTCCAAGTCATTTTGCAAGATATACACAGCCAGTCCTCACAGTATCCGCACCGAAGACTTTGAGATTTCACTCTATGGTCTGTTTCGGAGGGCGGTCGAAGGTGATTTGGCCGGCCTTTGGTGGCTACCAGCCGGAAGCTTGGAATCAGCCGAAACAGCTGCTGTGAATGCGATTGGCAAGATCTGCGATGTGATGAAGTCGCTCCATGTTGACCCGTTGAAGTTCTTTTCTGGTGATCCTCCTGATATGGGGCTTGCAGACGACACCAAGTGTTTCCTAATGGATTTTGGTGGACAACTGCTGGCCACCATCAAGGGACAACTCGTCCAGATTTTCAGGTACGAAGCCAAGAATGGCGTGCTTTTGCATTTGAAGAGCATCGGCAACCATGCCATCTTCCTTGGTCATCATAGGTGCATAGCTGTGGATACTGATATGTTCCCATTGATCGAGGCAAACTGTGTTTACTACACTGAACAACTGGGTTTGTATGCTCGTATCCGGAAATGCAACatcaaggacgagaaagtagagaGCATCTCGGAAGCCGTTGATTTTGTGAAGCAGGACAAGCAGTTTGTCCTCGTCGGCGACCGTCCTTTTACAATCATCCAGCTTCTGTCAAGCTACACCATCAACATCCGGGATTCTGAACTGGCCTTACATCAGATCACATGAGGTGCTGATAAACTGGATGATCTGGCCTATGGTATGCATTGCTAAGAAAGGGTTCCTGTTTTGTTACTTTGGTTAAGCGTTGATTTGTTCCGGGCAAGAAACGGATTGAATCTAGGCTGTATCTTCTATGATGGAACTACTGTCTACTACATTATGTCCTCCCCTGTTTAGCCATATGCTATCTTGTGTGCAATGTGGTTCTTAATTTCTGCAGTAGATAACGTCAGCTAGACCTTTCCCCCTTTTTATGTATTTTGCTCTGCAACTGAATCTTTGAAAATGTGGCATGCCTCATTGTTCTGTATAATCTTTGAAAATGTGGCATGCCTCATTGTTCTGTATAATCTTTGAAAATGTGGCATGCCTCATTGTTCTGTATAGTATGCTTACCAGCGGTTTGTGGAACTACTGTATCTTGCGGCCAGGAAGGGCTTTAAGGCACCTCTGATAAATTGGATGATTGAGTCCATGGGTTCCTGTTTTCTCTCTGGTCTTATGCTTTGTCATGCCGGTTATGCCTTGACTTGCTCCGGCCAAGAAACTGGTTGTCATGCTGGTTATGCCTTGACATGCTGATATGTACCCAATGGTCCAATNNNNNNNNNNNNNNNNNNNNNNNNNNNNNNNNNNNNNNNNNNNNNNNNNNNNNNNNNNNNNNNNNNNNNNNNNNNNNNNNNNNNNNNNNNNNNNNNNNNNNNNNNNNNNNNNNNNNNNNNNNNNNNNNNNNNNNNNNNNNNNNNNNNNNNNNNNNNNNNNNNNNNNNNNNNNNNNNNNNNNNNNNNNNNNNNNNNNNNNNNNNNNNNNNNNNNNNNNNNNNNNNNNNNNNNNNNNNNNNNNNNNNNNNNNNNNNNNNNNNNNNNNNNNNNNNNNNNNNNNNNNNNNNNNNNNNNNNNNNNNNNNNNNNNNNNNNNNNNNNNNNNNNNNNNNNNNNNNNNNNNNNNNNNNNNNNNNNNNNNNNNNNNNNNNNNCCCTGCAGCTGAATCATTGAATATATGCTGTGCCTCCTCGTTTTAGATTTGCTTACCGGTGGTCTGTAGAACTGTTGTATGTTGCGGCAAGGCTTATAATAAGGTATCAGGTATGCATGTAATGTTTCATCTAATTTTTGTGATGCTTTCTGGTGGCTACATGTCATCCTATGTACTAGCTTTTGTAATTTGTTCTTTATTGGATTTCTCGAGAAATACAATTTGTACCACAATTGCCCTTACAAACTAATATGTGTGTTCTGCTAAGAATTAATGACGGAGTTTGTAGTTGTTGTTTCTAGATGGTTTTGTAGGTTTAGCTGTTTACATGCTTTTGCCGGGCATGCAGGTGTTTTGCTATTAGATGCATACTGTGTCATGCATGTGTTGATTGGATCATACTGTGAGACAGAGCTGTTGAGGATGAAGCTTGTTGGCCATATGCACCACTAGTAATAATACAATGGCCTACAATGTTATCTGAATAATTCACTTGGCTGAACATTCCTGCTGATGGCAGTGGCCCTTTCTACAGTATAAAAACAACAGTGAAAACCATTCTGTCAGGAGATTGTTCTATATATGCGGCATTACCTAGATACCTGGTTCTAATGTTATTTCAGAATTTCCCCGGATTCCCCCCTCCCCTCCCGAGGCGCTCCCGCGGACGCCCCTGGGagggaaccctagcgccgccgcccccgtccctccgccccttcccccctccctcgc is from Triticum aestivum cultivar Chinese Spring chromosome 3A, IWGSC CS RefSeq v2.1, whole genome shotgun sequence and encodes:
- the LOC123059232 gene encoding uncharacterized protein, which gives rise to MDSVLEIQSQAKQQLQRAAMAAAPAEVLPPCKRQKKNPSCLGTSAVLPATATADWFALQLDIVRRIADSFLATNDIDCYMDFRAVCHSWRSATDDPKDNILDYRFLPRRWIILDEVFQSGTHRLLVNTATGRILHRELPLLSDYYIVTTTLDGFFVLADRGPPHAARVFNPLTGGVIPFTVPVPPEVKVTCSLCFEFASPMLTLLSKSFCKIYTASPHSIRTEDFEISLYGLFRRAVEGDLAGLWWLPAGSLESAETAAVNAIGKICDVMKSLHVDPLKFFSGDPPDMGLADDTKCFLMDFGGQLLATIKGQLVQIFRYEAKNGVLLHLKSIGNHAIFLGHHRCIAVDTDMFPLIEANCVYYTEQLGLYARIRKCNIKDEKVESISEAVDFVKQDKQFVLVGDRPFTIIQLLSSYTINIRDSELALHQIT